A part of Longimicrobiales bacterium genomic DNA contains:
- a CDS encoding regulatory protein RecX: MTTPHITRVQPIRPRGLKVRIHLDGGEPFEITLEALERSRLGVGDDLPPDRQHQLINDDQDIRVRDAAFNLISYSARTRAELKRRLRQKGFHPARIDVCLDRLEEMGFVDDKAVAAAFVRDRLLHRPRGKAALSSELRSKGVAGDLATDTIDQVFKTQETSDIDLAREMATKWVARQNAGALEALASDSGSPAKAKARRRLMGYLSRRGFRGEAMGEGMTVAAQIARGRGAQPS; the protein is encoded by the coding sequence GTGACCACCCCGCACATCACTCGCGTTCAGCCGATCCGTCCACGTGGCCTCAAGGTCCGGATCCACCTCGATGGTGGTGAACCCTTCGAGATCACGCTCGAAGCGCTCGAGCGAAGTCGCCTCGGCGTCGGGGATGACCTTCCTCCCGACCGACAGCACCAACTGATCAACGACGATCAGGATATTCGAGTCCGCGACGCCGCCTTCAATCTCATCTCGTACAGCGCCCGCACCCGGGCAGAGCTGAAACGACGCCTCCGGCAGAAGGGATTTCATCCCGCACGTATCGACGTCTGTCTCGACCGCCTGGAGGAAATGGGGTTTGTTGACGACAAGGCGGTCGCTGCTGCATTCGTCCGGGATCGACTTCTCCATCGACCGCGGGGAAAAGCAGCTCTCTCTTCGGAACTCCGCAGCAAGGGAGTCGCAGGCGACCTCGCCACAGACACCATCGACCAGGTGTTCAAGACGCAGGAGACCAGCGACATCGACCTCGCACGAGAAATGGCCACAAAGTGGGTCGCCAGACAGAATGCCGGGGCCCTTGAGGCACTTGCTTCCGACAGTGGCTCACCCGCGAAAGCCAAGGCACGGCGGCGCCTCATGGGCTATCTCAGTCGCAGAGGCTTCCGCGGAGAAGCGATGGGTGAGGGGATGACGGTCGCTGCGCAGATCGCACGCGGACGCGGCGCTCAACCCTCCTAG
- a CDS encoding NADP-dependent isocitrate dehydrogenase produces MSRSPSIIYTWTDEAPQLATHVFLPVIRAFAGATGVPVETRDISLAGRILSVQADALRDDQRVSDDLAELGKLVETPEANVIKLPNISASIPQLKACIAELQAKGYAIPDYPDESATDEERATKARYDKVKGSAVNPVLRQGNSDRRAPKAVKQFARAHPPRMKAWPEDSNTHVSTMDSGDFFHNERSVTLAAAATARIEHVAADGTVTTLMPSLPLQSGEVLDATYMSRSALVAFLATALDDAKEQGVLFSLHLKATMMKVSDPIIFGHAVRVFFADVFVKHGATFDELGVDVNNGFGDVIAKITSLPDSARAAIEADIQATYENRAAIAMVDSDRGITNLHVPSDIIIDASMPPMVRDSGRLWNGDGELQDTKAVIPDSSYAGIYDAVVRDCREHGQFDPSTMGSVPNVGLMAQKAEEYGSHDKTFEIAAAGTVRVVATDGSTLLEHEVDAGDVWRACQTKDEPVRDWVKLAVTRARASGAPAVFWLDRNRAHDAEIIIKVDAYLEDHDTDGLQIEILAPVDAMAFSLERIRRGQDTISVTGNVLRDYLTDLFPILEIGTSARMLSIVPLLNGGGLFETGAGGSAPKHVQQFRKEGHLRWDSLGEYMALAASLQHLGEQFDNPGAFVLGDALDSATAGYLENARSPSRKVGELDNRGSTFYLTLYWAQALAAQTADAALAERFAPVAAALADNEAQIVSELNGVQGPAQDVGGYYMPDQTRAGAVLRPSSTLNTILESV; encoded by the coding sequence ATGAGCCGATCACCCTCGATCATCTACACTTGGACCGACGAAGCACCTCAGCTGGCGACGCATGTGTTTTTGCCTGTGATCCGGGCCTTTGCAGGAGCGACCGGGGTCCCGGTCGAGACGCGCGATATCTCGCTGGCCGGTCGAATCCTTTCGGTCCAGGCCGATGCCCTCAGGGACGATCAGCGCGTGTCCGATGACCTAGCTGAACTGGGGAAGCTCGTGGAGACCCCGGAAGCCAACGTCATCAAGTTGCCGAACATCAGCGCTTCGATTCCCCAGCTGAAGGCGTGCATCGCCGAACTGCAGGCGAAGGGGTATGCGATCCCGGACTACCCGGATGAGTCAGCGACCGACGAGGAACGCGCTACCAAGGCTCGGTACGACAAGGTCAAAGGCAGCGCGGTGAACCCCGTGCTGCGCCAGGGGAATTCAGATCGACGCGCACCCAAAGCTGTGAAACAGTTTGCTCGGGCCCATCCGCCACGCATGAAAGCCTGGCCGGAGGACTCGAACACGCATGTCTCGACGATGGACTCCGGTGACTTTTTCCACAACGAGAGGTCCGTCACGCTGGCCGCTGCCGCGACCGCTCGAATCGAGCATGTCGCCGCTGATGGTACGGTCACGACGTTGATGCCGTCCCTTCCACTCCAGTCAGGTGAGGTTCTCGACGCGACTTATATGAGCAGGTCGGCCCTCGTTGCTTTTCTGGCGACGGCTCTCGACGACGCAAAAGAGCAGGGCGTCCTGTTCTCACTGCACCTGAAGGCCACGATGATGAAGGTCTCCGACCCAATCATTTTCGGTCACGCGGTTCGGGTGTTCTTTGCGGACGTCTTTGTGAAACACGGTGCGACGTTCGACGAGCTCGGTGTCGATGTGAACAACGGCTTCGGCGACGTGATTGCGAAGATCACGTCACTGCCGGACAGCGCTCGGGCTGCCATAGAAGCGGACATCCAGGCGACCTACGAGAACCGGGCCGCGATCGCGATGGTTGATTCGGACCGCGGGATCACCAATCTGCACGTCCCGAGTGACATCATCATCGACGCTTCGATGCCACCCATGGTTCGCGATTCGGGCCGCCTCTGGAACGGGGACGGCGAGCTCCAGGACACGAAGGCAGTCATTCCCGACTCGAGCTATGCCGGCATCTATGACGCCGTCGTTCGTGATTGTCGGGAGCACGGCCAGTTCGACCCGTCGACCATGGGCAGCGTGCCGAATGTGGGCCTCATGGCCCAGAAAGCGGAGGAGTACGGGTCGCATGACAAGACGTTCGAGATCGCTGCGGCGGGCACGGTCCGGGTCGTCGCCACCGACGGATCGACGCTGCTCGAGCACGAAGTCGACGCGGGCGACGTGTGGCGCGCGTGTCAGACGAAAGACGAACCCGTGCGCGACTGGGTGAAGCTGGCCGTGACACGGGCGCGAGCGTCCGGCGCCCCTGCCGTGTTCTGGCTCGACCGGAACCGTGCGCACGACGCCGAAATCATCATCAAGGTCGACGCATATCTCGAGGATCACGACACCGACGGGCTCCAGATTGAGATCCTGGCACCGGTCGACGCGATGGCGTTCTCGCTCGAGCGGATCCGCCGTGGACAAGACACCATATCCGTCACAGGAAACGTGCTCCGAGACTATCTCACCGATCTCTTCCCAATTCTCGAGATCGGCACCAGCGCGCGGATGCTTTCGATCGTCCCGTTGCTGAACGGCGGTGGCCTGTTTGAGACGGGTGCGGGTGGCTCCGCCCCGAAGCATGTGCAGCAGTTCCGCAAGGAAGGACACCTTCGATGGGACTCGCTGGGGGAGTACATGGCCCTTGCTGCCTCACTTCAGCACCTCGGCGAGCAGTTCGACAATCCCGGCGCCTTCGTGCTCGGAGATGCGCTGGACTCAGCCACGGCAGGCTATCTGGAAAATGCTCGCTCTCCCTCGCGGAAGGTGGGGGAGCTCGACAATCGGGGCAGCACGTTCTACCTGACGCTTTATTGGGCCCAGGCACTCGCTGCTCAGACCGCGGATGCCGCTCTGGCAGAGCGATTCGCTCCTGTCGCGGCGGCTCTGGCCGACAACGAGGCACAGATCGTGTCGGAGCTCAATGGCGTGCAGGGGCCCGCGCAGGATGTGGGTGGCTACTACATGCCTGACCAGACGCGTGCGGGCGCGGTGCTCCGGCCGAGCTCGACGCTAAACACCATCCTCGAATCAGTCTGA
- a CDS encoding DNA polymerase Y family protein yields MSRPQSIVQRVPTPQSGRGWAPDSAASQDWLTASAPDSGWTNGPGAGSAFLPASQRTSAGSRQALCLWLPTFELRLELVRTPELDSASVALLSPGESTRRTVWQVSERAYEAGVRPGQLVSQAVSLCTALTLLEPDPAHYDAAVETMLEVLTEITPVIEPAGRGRVFLGMDGLERLFGSPPRLIDRALRSLFRVFPSPLVAATRAGMAPGKFGAWVAAASVRSGQPVIVPEERLSAFFAQCPVGTLPVDPLVVHRLERLGIATLGDLRRFPEPSLVSQFGEDGKNALAWATASRIDSVRPWHRPRPVRVSLEFPNPVGITETLHVALDRLAERALARPTRRGRSVTGVRMGARLEGGGSWFVETVLREATSDRERIAAPLRAKMAISPPPKAVEALLLELTNFGVASTQTSLFDRKVGSSRNNEGHDFSKDEVPVNIRDAIKELKLRLGHSPLYRVVEIDPWSRIPERRHALLSFDP; encoded by the coding sequence ATGTCCCGGCCTCAGTCGATTGTTCAACGTGTTCCCACCCCCCAGAGCGGTCGAGGGTGGGCTCCGGACAGCGCCGCATCCCAAGACTGGCTGACCGCTTCCGCCCCTGACTCCGGCTGGACAAACGGCCCTGGCGCGGGCAGCGCTTTCCTCCCAGCATCCCAACGCACCTCTGCAGGTAGTCGTCAGGCCCTCTGTCTCTGGCTTCCCACCTTCGAGCTCCGCCTCGAGCTCGTACGCACCCCTGAGCTCGACAGCGCCTCGGTGGCCCTGCTCTCTCCCGGTGAAAGCACACGGCGCACCGTATGGCAGGTCTCTGAGCGCGCCTATGAGGCGGGAGTCCGCCCCGGCCAGCTCGTTTCTCAGGCGGTATCGCTCTGCACCGCACTGACCCTGCTCGAGCCCGACCCGGCCCACTACGACGCGGCAGTCGAGACGATGCTAGAGGTCCTGACGGAGATCACCCCGGTCATCGAACCAGCAGGCCGCGGGAGGGTTTTTCTCGGCATGGACGGCCTCGAACGCCTCTTCGGCTCCCCTCCTCGCCTGATCGACCGTGCGCTGAGATCTCTTTTTCGCGTATTCCCCTCCCCCCTCGTCGCCGCGACCCGTGCCGGCATGGCACCTGGCAAGTTCGGAGCATGGGTCGCCGCGGCCTCAGTCCGGTCTGGACAGCCCGTCATCGTCCCCGAAGAGCGACTCAGCGCATTCTTTGCCCAATGCCCTGTCGGAACACTTCCGGTTGATCCTCTCGTCGTCCATCGGCTCGAACGCCTGGGAATCGCCACCCTCGGAGACTTACGGCGCTTTCCCGAGCCTTCTCTCGTCTCACAATTCGGTGAAGACGGGAAAAACGCACTCGCCTGGGCCACGGCTAGCCGCATCGACTCGGTCCGTCCATGGCATCGGCCGCGCCCTGTCCGGGTTTCACTCGAGTTTCCGAATCCGGTGGGCATAACCGAGACACTGCACGTGGCCCTCGATCGACTCGCAGAGCGCGCCCTGGCTCGTCCGACCCGCCGCGGTCGAAGCGTGACCGGCGTACGCATGGGCGCGCGCCTCGAGGGTGGTGGCTCCTGGTTCGTCGAAACAGTGCTGCGAGAAGCCACCTCTGATCGTGAACGAATCGCTGCCCCGTTACGTGCGAAGATGGCGATCTCACCCCCTCCTAAGGCGGTCGAGGCACTCCTGCTCGAGCTGACGAACTTCGGAGTCGCGAGCACTCAGACGAGCCTCTTCGATCGCAAAGTCGGCAGCAGTCGAAACAATGAAGGACACGACTTCAGTAAAGACGAAGTGCCTGTCAATATTAGAGATGCGATCAAAGAGTTAAAGTTACGTCTAGGTCACTCTCCACTATACCGGGTCGTGGAGATCGATCCGTGGTCCCGGATCCCAGAACGACGCCATGCACTGCTGAGCTTCGACCCGTGA
- a CDS encoding phosphatase PAP2 family protein — translation MKTNSRRGRAPISALAALLCIAALPSPALTQERPVQPETAAEAARHTGAYPSFGRTREITTGALGVGMMGAGFLIDIDVQPVPVEGLDASTIKLSVDRNIVGNRSMSALTASDWTRNAALLMPWALAALTGPDGDRWHAMGPRLGVWAETFFVSMGATSLGKSAFSRPRPFAYLPSDQRPDDEYYDPSRERAFVSMPSGHASAAWTATGLAMTEHLLYRPDAHWFERVSVGFLGGALAASTSKLRVEAGQHFPTDVLSGSALGLMSGVTVPLLHRGSLPLPSGSALLQMSGSALAGSLIAILLGSGF, via the coding sequence ATGAAGACGAACTCGCGGCGGGGCCGCGCACCCATTTCGGCCCTAGCTGCACTGCTCTGCATCGCGGCACTTCCCAGTCCGGCGCTCACACAGGAACGCCCGGTACAGCCCGAGACCGCGGCGGAGGCTGCGCGTCACACAGGCGCTTACCCGAGTTTCGGGCGCACCCGCGAAATCACCACAGGGGCCCTCGGTGTCGGCATGATGGGGGCTGGATTCCTCATCGATATCGATGTCCAGCCGGTTCCGGTCGAAGGACTCGATGCGAGCACGATCAAGCTCTCCGTGGACCGAAATATCGTCGGCAATCGGAGCATGAGTGCCCTCACGGCGAGTGACTGGACCCGAAATGCTGCTTTGCTCATGCCATGGGCGCTTGCAGCACTCACCGGGCCCGATGGAGACCGATGGCATGCGATGGGCCCGCGTCTTGGGGTCTGGGCGGAGACATTCTTCGTCTCAATGGGCGCAACCTCTCTCGGAAAATCGGCGTTCAGCCGTCCTCGCCCATTTGCGTATCTCCCGTCTGATCAGCGTCCGGATGATGAGTACTACGACCCGTCGCGAGAGCGTGCCTTTGTCTCGATGCCGTCCGGACATGCATCCGCTGCGTGGACTGCTACCGGATTGGCCATGACGGAGCACCTTCTTTATCGGCCGGACGCGCACTGGTTCGAACGTGTCAGCGTCGGGTTTCTGGGCGGTGCTCTTGCCGCATCGACATCCAAACTCCGAGTTGAGGCAGGACAGCACTTTCCCACGGATGTGCTGTCCGGATCTGCCCTTGGGCTCATGAGCGGTGTGACTGTCCCACTTCTCCATCGGGGCAGCCTGCCTCTCCCCTCTGGCAGCGCGCTGCTGCAGATGAGTGGGAGTGCTCTCGCCGGCAGCCTCATCGCCATCCTTCTCGGCTCAGGATTCTGA
- a CDS encoding carboxylate-amine ligase encodes MKDPSLTLGIEEEYQIVDPETRELRSYITQILDSDGQITVEGVKPELHQSVVEVGSSVCATPSEIREEVVRLRGAVIDLAAEDGLKILAAGTHPFSSWMDQEITPLERYQGVEQDLQDLARKNLIFGMHVHVGIEDKEFLIDAMRVSRYFLPHILALSTSSPFWIGRTTGLKSYRSVQWRNFPRTGIPPTFYTHAEYEHILRSLVSANAIEDASKIWWDSRPHHLYPTLEFRLCDICTRVDEAVCIAAIIQAIIAKLWKLRRDNMTFRVYPLSLIEENKWRAVRYGVSGNLLDLGKERETSAKLLIEELIGWFLDDVLDDLGSRKEVEYAFTILERGTSADRQLARFEETGDLKDVVDQLVVETAEGVPN; translated from the coding sequence ATGAAAGACCCGTCGCTGACGCTCGGGATCGAAGAGGAGTACCAGATCGTCGATCCAGAGACTCGGGAGCTGCGGTCTTACATCACGCAGATCCTCGACTCCGATGGTCAGATCACGGTAGAGGGCGTCAAACCGGAGCTGCATCAGTCAGTCGTAGAGGTCGGAAGCTCGGTGTGTGCGACACCCAGTGAGATCCGAGAGGAGGTTGTCCGCCTGCGCGGGGCAGTGATCGACCTCGCGGCAGAAGATGGTCTGAAGATCTTGGCGGCGGGGACGCATCCGTTCTCGTCCTGGATGGATCAAGAGATCACGCCGCTTGAGCGATATCAGGGCGTGGAGCAAGACCTGCAGGATCTCGCTCGGAAGAATTTGATCTTCGGGATGCACGTTCACGTGGGTATCGAAGACAAGGAATTCCTCATCGATGCCATGCGGGTGTCGCGGTATTTTCTCCCGCACATACTGGCGTTGTCGACAAGCTCCCCATTCTGGATTGGGCGAACCACCGGCCTCAAGTCATATCGAAGCGTGCAGTGGCGGAACTTCCCGCGAACCGGCATCCCCCCGACGTTCTACACCCACGCGGAGTATGAACACATTCTGCGTTCTCTGGTGAGCGCAAACGCCATCGAGGACGCATCGAAGATCTGGTGGGACTCGCGGCCCCATCATCTCTATCCGACGCTCGAGTTCCGGCTCTGCGACATCTGCACCCGCGTCGATGAGGCGGTGTGCATCGCAGCGATTATCCAAGCCATCATCGCCAAGCTGTGGAAGCTCCGACGTGACAACATGACCTTCCGCGTATATCCACTGTCGCTCATCGAAGAAAACAAGTGGCGCGCTGTTCGGTACGGAGTCTCGGGCAACCTGCTCGACCTCGGAAAAGAAAGGGAGACCTCGGCGAAGCTGCTCATCGAGGAGCTCATCGGTTGGTTCCTGGATGACGTGCTCGACGACCTCGGGAGTCGAAAGGAGGTCGAATACGCCTTTACGATTCTGGAGCGGGGCACGAGTGCCGATCGACAGCTCGCTAGATTCGAAGAAACCGGCGACTTGAAGGATGTCGTCGACCAACTCGTCGTCGAGACGGCTGAGGGCGTCCCGAACTGA
- a CDS encoding RidA family protein: MISRRLMAVLTVAPILLLTLVDGSAAQDREYINPRSPADGEVSPFSGAVRSGETLYLSGTIGRTPDGRIPDTAEEEARLVIESVKSTLEAAGMTMEDLVYVQIFSSDVDDYDAFNSVYRTYFEQEFPARAFIGAGTLLFDARFEIQSIAVRR; this comes from the coding sequence ATGATATCCCGCCGTCTGATGGCAGTACTGACCGTTGCTCCGATCCTACTTCTGACTTTGGTCGATGGGAGCGCTGCCCAGGATCGAGAGTACATCAACCCCCGCTCACCTGCCGATGGTGAGGTGTCTCCGTTCAGTGGAGCGGTCCGTTCGGGTGAGACCCTCTACCTGTCGGGGACGATCGGCCGCACGCCTGATGGCCGCATTCCGGATACGGCGGAGGAGGAAGCGCGACTTGTCATCGAGAGTGTAAAGAGCACACTCGAGGCCGCTGGGATGACGATGGAGGACTTGGTGTATGTGCAGATCTTCTCGTCGGACGTCGATGACTACGATGCATTCAACTCGGTGTATCGGACGTATTTCGAGCAGGAGTTCCCCGCACGGGCTTTCATTGGTGCAGGCACGCTCCTGTTCGACGCACGCTTCGAGATTCAGTCGATCGCGGTCAGGCGGTAG
- a CDS encoding sensor histidine kinase: MDLTFLTTGHAELAAAYLQLAVTLGLVGLCASLNWRYRRRYFALWTIAWAIYALRVGAMIAFEMTESQVWLFWHQVTAGWTAGAFLWAAMVFSQRAEWRAGYAALSFFPVIWSFIGIYIVDDILLAAVPMVAFLSLTTAGAGWAFLQYDRLVRSPAGRFLAAVLFLWAFHHLDYLVLRSQGTWNPWGYYLDIGFEISVGLGILLLVLEDLDQGLKSLTALSGELQGRLSAEEPVAEAMLRRALSLRGVHGSALWLVTPGGGHFVQGAGVAALWPFEGSPEAALRGAERVRAERVPHVTRARPGTAVAGTAPGDQHAYTAALPIIGEEDVVGALVVVGAVRDPFTVLDSEFLLAFGQQVGAALANEDLHKDLTARTEELERLQTRMIHQHEEERHRIWRELHDETAQVLAALNLQLGVIAERSDDATAPDLERARSLLGEGIKGIRSVTRDLRPVALDDLGLVPAMRGLARDFDDADVLRVVFLAPHALPLLTSDIESALYRSMQEALSNAVRHGADTEITVSLSAIHHVVRLCVEDDGPGFPDDAMERLRSRGGLAGIRERVGQFGGDLRIENRREGGARVIVRVPIASDIEDHDGTPERGSR, from the coding sequence ATGGATCTGACCTTTCTGACCACCGGACACGCCGAACTGGCGGCTGCTTATCTGCAGCTTGCTGTGACTCTCGGACTGGTGGGCCTATGTGCCAGCCTCAACTGGCGGTACCGGCGGCGGTACTTCGCTCTGTGGACGATAGCATGGGCGATCTATGCGCTGAGGGTCGGGGCGATGATCGCGTTCGAGATGACGGAGAGTCAGGTCTGGTTGTTCTGGCACCAGGTCACGGCTGGGTGGACCGCTGGAGCGTTCCTGTGGGCCGCGATGGTCTTCTCTCAACGAGCGGAGTGGAGGGCGGGTTATGCAGCCCTCTCCTTTTTCCCGGTGATATGGTCCTTCATCGGCATCTACATTGTTGATGACATCCTGCTGGCCGCTGTCCCGATGGTGGCGTTTCTCTCACTGACGACCGCCGGCGCTGGGTGGGCGTTTCTTCAGTACGACCGCCTTGTCCGGTCGCCAGCGGGCCGATTCCTTGCCGCTGTACTGTTCCTGTGGGCATTCCACCATCTCGACTACCTCGTGCTTCGGTCGCAGGGGACGTGGAATCCCTGGGGCTACTATCTCGACATCGGATTTGAGATCAGCGTCGGTTTGGGAATTCTTCTGCTTGTTCTCGAGGATTTGGACCAAGGGCTGAAGAGTCTCACCGCGTTGTCGGGAGAGCTTCAGGGTCGACTCTCTGCCGAGGAGCCGGTCGCTGAGGCGATGCTGCGCCGGGCGCTCTCTTTGCGTGGCGTGCATGGCTCCGCGCTTTGGTTGGTCACTCCGGGCGGTGGACATTTTGTTCAAGGTGCGGGTGTCGCCGCACTCTGGCCCTTTGAGGGATCCCCTGAAGCCGCGCTGCGAGGCGCTGAGCGGGTGCGTGCCGAGCGCGTCCCACACGTGACCCGAGCGAGGCCGGGGACTGCGGTGGCCGGAACCGCACCCGGCGATCAACATGCCTACACCGCGGCCCTCCCGATCATCGGCGAGGAGGATGTAGTGGGCGCACTCGTGGTCGTCGGTGCGGTGCGAGATCCCTTCACCGTACTCGATAGCGAGTTCCTGCTGGCCTTTGGCCAGCAGGTCGGTGCGGCACTCGCGAATGAGGACCTGCACAAGGACCTGACCGCTCGGACGGAAGAGCTCGAGCGTCTGCAGACTCGGATGATCCATCAGCATGAGGAGGAGCGCCATCGGATATGGCGCGAGTTGCACGACGAGACCGCGCAGGTGCTGGCTGCGCTCAATCTTCAGCTCGGAGTCATCGCAGAGCGGAGCGACGACGCCACCGCGCCCGATCTTGAACGTGCGCGATCGCTACTCGGAGAAGGAATCAAGGGGATCCGCAGTGTCACCCGGGACCTTCGTCCGGTTGCCCTCGACGACCTCGGGCTGGTCCCAGCCATGCGCGGCCTCGCAAGGGATTTTGACGATGCCGATGTGCTGCGCGTGGTGTTCTTGGCACCGCACGCACTGCCGCTTCTGACATCTGATATCGAGAGCGCGCTCTACCGCTCTATGCAGGAGGCTCTGTCCAATGCTGTGCGCCACGGGGCCGATACCGAGATCACGGTCTCGTTGTCGGCTATCCATCACGTGGTGCGTCTCTGTGTTGAAGACGATGGCCCGGGGTTTCCGGATGATGCTATGGAACGACTGAGGAGTCGGGGTGGTCTGGCAGGCATCCGGGAACGGGTTGGGCAGTTCGGGGGTGATCTCAGGATCGAGAACCGTAGAGAGGGAGGGGCTCGAGTGATCGTGCGAGTCCCGATCGCGTCAGATATCGAGGACCACGATGGGACACCGGAGAGGGGCAGTCGATGA
- a CDS encoding response regulator transcription factor, whose product MSDVGLRIVIADDHEVVRQGVRGVLDGEDGFHVVGEAQAGDAAIALVADVQPDVLVLDVNMPGKSGLDVTRELRAAGVSVRILILSMHDEPEYVLQAVRSGADGYVLKDVSPAELRDAVRAVYEGREYFTAQVSQQLSVGLRQEIEEQQLRTRLDSLTPRETEVLLLIAEGHTNREAGDKLDISPRTIETHRERVMDKLRVRTVAGLTRFVVEHGLDKG is encoded by the coding sequence ATGAGTGACGTGGGGCTTCGAATCGTAATTGCGGACGATCACGAGGTCGTGCGCCAGGGCGTGCGCGGCGTTCTGGATGGGGAGGATGGCTTCCACGTTGTGGGTGAAGCCCAGGCCGGTGACGCGGCCATCGCGCTCGTGGCCGATGTTCAGCCTGATGTCCTCGTCCTCGACGTGAACATGCCCGGCAAGTCCGGTCTCGACGTGACGCGGGAATTGCGGGCTGCTGGAGTTTCGGTCCGTATACTGATCCTCTCGATGCACGACGAACCCGAGTACGTGCTTCAGGCGGTCCGGTCCGGGGCTGACGGTTATGTCCTCAAGGATGTCTCTCCGGCGGAACTGCGCGATGCCGTGCGAGCTGTATACGAGGGCCGGGAGTACTTCACTGCTCAGGTCAGTCAGCAACTCAGTGTGGGACTGCGACAGGAAATCGAAGAGCAGCAGCTTCGGACACGACTCGATTCCCTGACCCCGCGTGAGACAGAGGTACTTCTGTTGATTGCAGAGGGCCACACGAACCGGGAGGCCGGGGACAAGCTCGACATTTCACCGAGAACGATCGAGACACACCGTGAGCGCGTTATGGACAAGCTGCGGGTCCGGACCGTAGCTGGGCTGACACGCTTCGTCGTCGAGCACGGCTTGGACAAAGGGTAG